GCCGCAAGACAGCAGACGATCCCCTggctcgtgtctctccatttctcgTTCGGGTTTTGCACCCTGGTGTCTCCAGTCTCTGTAGATGGCCATAGCATCTCAGGTTCGTAGCGAGGCCCGCGGGAACGCTGTACCACCGTTTGGCGGTCTTTTTCTTGTGTACGCACAGCGCGACATTCTCTCGCTCCAGAGTGCGCTgctccgcgccgcctccaccCTGCTTCCCATTCCTCCCCTCTTAGACACTAggtttgtctcttccgcgaACACGAACTGGAATTCGGGAGACGAAACCGccgaagccgagaagaaagaagatcGAGAGGATGGCTACGAGTCCCGCGAGAAtacgagacagaagcgagaaagcgacgactGGTCCTGGGCAGTTCTGTCTGGCGCCGGAGACGATCGTCAGGTGTGCATACACCTCGTTCTCCGGTGTACCGGTCCTCGGTGCAGCACCAGCGTCCTTTCTCCCCACCTGcgagcagacgaagaagatcaaaatctttctcttcccctttccgcctctccctctgcgtcTGCCTTTTCAGTCTTCGAGGCGGCCCGCCCGTCTGAGACTGAGGCGCACAAGAGTTCTGAGACGCAAACGCAGCCGgtcggggagaagacggccgGCAGGAAGCGGAGCACAGGCACCGACCTCTTGGCAGCtcagctggagaagaaactccTTCAATTTCGAGATTTCCTGCTGCCGGCCAAAGGCGCATTGGGAGACGTgggctcctctccctcccgtTCGTCTCGAGATTTGGACGAATTGGATCCGTGGCTAAGTAAGTTGATTCGTTGCCGTCCTAGGGCGTCCAGATGCGAAGTACTTAAgtggaagacagagagagcgagagaacacagCATCATCGATGTCTTCATCATCATTTATTCCGTGGAAGTCAGCCAAACACCGCGCAGATATGAAAACTAGGCGTGGAGACTCCTAGCAGCCCATGGACATGTCCTCAAGAAAGAAAGTACAGAAGATGATGGAAAGACAGGTATATCAGAAACGCGCGCCGCTAAATTAATGGAACCTGCTCTCTGCATATTGTTTCACGTGAGCAACGAAAACGTAGCTGTTGCACCGACGAGCGACAAAAGGCCCTAAACCCTCTGGctgttgtcttctctccttcctcattCTCGCGGTTGTCGGGTACCCGCTTCATcatctctcgttttcctcacAGGCGAAACAGTCAGATCccgtcgcgcgcgcgtttctctcttgctcgctCCAAAATCAACCCAGAAGCCgctttccgcgtcttcgtccctctcgcctctcgcggccgtccgcttctcgccttccgctgctctgtccttctttctctctccaaaGCTGAACGATCCCGAAGTGGCCTTCGCTGACGCGCTCCTGGaccgcttttttctccttttttctggagaGAACCAGGAGcagggagaaggccgagatgGCAGGGTGACTGAAGAGTTGACTGAAGAgtcgacgagagaggaaaggaaacaccagagcgaagaggaaagcgaagacgaacgcgCCGAAGGCCAGGTGCTGCGGTACTTGGAAGATCTGTTTACACACACGGAGGGAGAAGTGCGGGCCTCTGTactctttctgcttctcagCCAACTGTTTGGAGGCGCAGACCCTggcgcgcgtctcgagtCTCCccttgtgtctcctttccttcgttccTCTGCGGTTTCGGCCTCCCACCCTCTGGGGCCTCACGAACCatccgagaagaaaagaaaggagaacgacGAGCAGCGATTCTACCACGCTTTTCTGCGGATCTGGAAGGAAGTGTTGCAGAGGGAACTCGGCGAACTGTACGGGGTGAGGTTGAAAcgcgggaagacgcgaaccgGAAGATGCAAGCGCAGGTTACAGTTGCCCCGGTGCACTTCCATTACTTTTCCTGgcaaaagaggggaaaaacgagcgGAGGGACTCTTCCCGAGACACTGCCTCGCGACGAGGAGTCGACGCGCGCGAatcgaagaaacagagagagggtcAAAAACGGTCTGCACTTCGAGGTCTGCCGTACGCAGACGAAACGCCTGGACCCAAAAGCGACAAACCGAAACTCGATTGTGCGACACCTGGAAAAATACTCTGCTCCTCAGGCAGGCGAGTGGCGCAGAGTCGCAGCAAAAAACGGATTTTCCTCAACTGCCGACCCTTGCGGATGGCGCTTCCACTTGCGCGTCTGCGACGAGATACATGTATAAATGCATCGAGAGAAGATATGGACAGACGCAGATAGAGATAGGCATTAATGGCGATAGATGGCTAGAAGACACGACCAGtcaaaagaggaagagaggggagaaagagagcgaagcaggacagacgaaggaaagaacgaGGAACCAGGATCGTCTggcttcgtttctttctggCTGTAAGACTCTCTAGGCGCGAGGCGTGCGCTTTTGAAAACACGCGATAGCTGCATCTGATTCCCGCGGTTCCATGTTTCGATGTTTCTTCCATGCTTTGCTGTCTTTCGCTCGTCGTCAGCCGACTGTGTCCATCGATGCTGTCGGGCACCAGGCGACGACCGCCGTCATCCACTTCTCCGTAAGCCAGAAGATCCCGGCACCAACGTCGGAACATCTCTATCCGTGGGGTTATGCCTCCGTGACCTATCTCTAACTCGAGTTTCGTCccccggagagagagacacaggggcTCAGAGATTATGCGCATCCGGAGGCAACATAAACAGTGTATACCTCTCTTCGGATAGATACAGAACGCAGACTCGCCCACCGTCCATGtacgcgtctccctctccaagAGAAATCTGGAATCCCATATCTTTATCTACATGCGCAGCTCTAATCAGTTCATacataaatgcatatataaaaACAGATTGAACCCGTGGAGCGCATCTGTGTGCACCGCGGAATACCGCCCCTGCTTcactcctctttcttcctacGGTCTCTCTGCTTACCCCCGTGCCTGTCTGTGCATTTCCTCCTCGCCACACGCCCAAGTGGAGGGAGGACCCGTCGTTATTCGTGAATCTTCTCTTGTTTCTAGAGGTGCGAAAAGCCGAAAACTTCCCCTGAGCCTACCGGACAGTTTTATGCACATGACGGCATGGTGCATCGTCTCACGCTGTAGAGATGGAACGTCGACTTGTTTCTGTCCGTGCGGGTGTCCTGTTTTCCCCAGgcaaacgcagagacgaTCATCGCCGTCAAGCGGCATGCGATGCTGCCAAGGAGCTCCCTTCTGCAAAACAGCAGCTTCTTCCAGGGTCTGAGGCCCTATGAAATTCTCCTTTGTCCAGGTCCGGAATCGTTGTTTTTTCTTGCTGCCCCTGGTTCCCTCCTCAGTCGCTTGGCTACTTTCCCGTCTGCCTCTTGCTGTCCTTCATCCCCCTCGATGCCTACAagctcttcccttcctcctcatctgtcgccgtcttctcgcgtttctctgtccgCTTCTGTATCTTCAGGTCACCAAGTTCCCTCGCGTTctgtcgccgctgtctcgccctACCAAGAcctgctctttctcgtcaATCTCAGTCGGGTTTCTTCTCAGTTGACCTCTTGGGTTCCCGGTCTTCTCCAGCCGTCCGCTGCGCCGCCCACCTCCTCGGcacgtccttcttcctccgctgtctcttcctctccctcgtcgcccgcgggtgcgtctcctgccttgcctcccgcgtcttctgtttctccgccgtctccgagtCCAGCGCCAACCGGTGTGTTGCCTGTCTTTCCGGAGCCTGCAGACGCGCCGGCTCCAGAGGAACAGGActtgtcttcctcctggaacgccttctctccgtcccctcaggcagaagagcgcgaagaggcgaggagcgacaggcgagaaggccacGCCCCCGAGCAGCTGGCGAGTTCGCCCccggcgcggcgaggccggcTTCCGTCCGCGCCGTCGTCCCCTGCGGGAGACGTGCTCGCGAGCACAGGTTCTGATGAAGAAGCAAGCGAGAGATGGAATCTGAGAGGAGGGATGCTCCCTTCGAAGACTCACCGGCGGCTCTCGCTTGAGCGCTGGCAGCAAGGCGAAAGCCTACAGAGAGATTCCGGCACTTTCTGCTTGtcagacagggaagagaatgcagaagagaagaacggagagaagaaggaagagagggaggaagtcGAGGCGGGGGTTCTCCCCGAGGATCcgggaagggaggaagacagagtcggagagcggggaaaccgcggaaaagaagacacaggagaggaagaacccGCCAGAGCAAGGATCCAGCTTACCGAGATgcaacagaagaaggaacagggAACTTGTTCGTTTAGagcagatgaagaggaaactGGCCCGCGGCTCCTGGCCGCTGTGGAGGGTCACGACGCATCCATCGGACGTAGTGCCCGGCCGGagttgtctcttctctcggctgttcttttccttctcgattCGCTCGTCACAAGGGCGTGCGCAAACGTCTGCTACGGCatgcgaggcgagacaacTTTTTCTCGGGGGCGTGGGAGAGgaccagaggaagaaggacacGATAGAGAAACGCTGGGGGTTTCCGCAGGAGCTGAGGAAGGCGGCTCAACACCTCTGGACCCCCAAGACGGCAGCCTGGCTGAAGTTGCTGCAATCCCTGTACGAGTAAGTGCGGCAGTTGATGCACTTTcccgagacgaaagaagagaggcgggacACCGAGACGCGTCGAGTGCGGGGATGTGCCGTGGCGAAAAAGAGTAAACAGAGGTTGCCTAGGCTTCCCACGGCGCGGTAGGTGAGTGGCCGATCTGTTTGAAACGACGGTCTCTCGGCCCGACAGccacgagaaacgcggaggcAAAAGCCGTAGGCCGTGAGTTACCGCGggggaacggcgaagaaagaaggcgactaAACGAGTCTCCAGACAAGCTGCGTTCGAGCGGTTCCGCAGGCAACGACGAAAAAGCGGCGAAAATGCGATGGCAAAAATGCCTGCTGGGGCCGCTTGAGGCACACAAAGTGGAAACGCAGTCAGGGTTCGAGGCAAATTCTCCCCGTGTCAGGCCGCACGCAGGTGAAACCGCGGGAAAATTTGGTGTGGACGGCATGGACGAGTTTTTGTTTCGTTCTTCACCTCTCGACCACGGGGCTTTCGCTTTCTGTTGTTCTTTTccgacgcgttttctcctctgttccAGCGAGACGCGTtggccttcgccgtcgcttttGCGTTCACGTTTATGCGCAACTCCCAGGCGTTCGGTGCTGCTTGTCTttctgttgcctctctcaGATTCTTCCGACTCCGTACAGCACTCCCGAGGCGCTTCTTCCAGTCGTTTCCTCCATTAAACGTcaccttctctttcccctgtctccttccgtcccccttcccctcgcttctttctttcctttcggtTCCGTAGTCGTCCGCTGCTCGACTGACCCGCGGCTGAGCGAATCTGTAGACCTCACCAGTTCCACACAAGCCACGGAGACCGGGGACTTCCTGTTTCACCACGCCTTCCCAACTTCTTGGAAACAGGCAGGATCCCAaccctcctcgccttttggTTCTTCACCTGCGCTCTGGGGAGTCACGGGTGAGGCGGGGCGGGTGGGTACAGAAGGCAGAAGTTCAaaacgcggcgagcgcgAAACGCCCGTTCTCGCAGGCCAAGcagcgtttccttctgtcaCCCAGACAGGCTTTTCCGTGCGAGGAGCGTCAAATCGCGGTGGGGACGTGAAGCAAGAAGAACTCCAAGAAGACACAcaacgcgaaggcgctggaAACGGCTCCGCGGGAGAGTCCGCGGGTCATCACGGGAGAAAGTCGAAGCCAGGCCACGCCCTGacagcggaaggagaggcagtGGGAGAAGTCGGCACGGCAGAAGCAAGTGAAAGGCAAGACCCGAGTGAAGTTgaaagcgaaaggaaagaaagaggcgaagagaaatcGAAATTCGATGCAGCTGGAACAGATggcgaacgaggaagaggtcCGTCGCCGAGGCGCTGGCGTACACCCGCATCGCTTGCCGGACTCCTGAGGGAGCGCCCGAAGCGATCAGACTCGCTTCGAGATGAATGAGACAATAAGGAAGAATACACGGGGGTCAGTCAAGGTCATTCCAGAAAACCGGTGGGGTTTaccagggaaagagaaaactcTTGGTACGAAGCTAGCTTGGACAGAAGAGGTTTTCGCTACAGCGGTGCGCACGAGTGTTCACAGAAATGGAAGTTTGAGGGCTTCATTGTTGGAACCCGTGAAGAATAACGGGCAGTGTGAGGACACGAAGCCCCAGAGCGCGCTGATGGCAAGGTGGAGACACGGTTCACGATCACAGGTTCCCTACTCCCTTTGCTCGAGGGGAAAACCCAGCTCGAGACATTCGAGAACCCGTGAAATCCTTCAGGTGGTAGCCTGCCTTCGAAAAGGTAGCCTTGACATCGTCATCACGATCATCATCTCTACGGCGGACACTGTAGCCAGAAATGGCAACCAGAAGCGTAACACGTTGGAAAGAAACTCAAGGCGCGGACAAGCAAAGTGCCCACAATGAAGATCTCCTGTTGGGTCCGTGCGCGCGGAAACATCAAAGTTTCCAACCGTATGCGAGAGTGCTCGCCGCCTCAACACGACGGCGATCCTCCGTTCTTGGCCTCAGACCCTTGACTGGGAACTGACAGACTGGAGCCGAACTGCGCAAGAGCGTAGGTTGTCTAGAAAATAGCCCGCGACATAAGCGGCTTTCTTCGCAAGGCGGCTGCTCTTATGACTCTTATGAACTTGTTTCAGTTTCAGAAAACAGGTGTGCGTTCGATTCGCGCCGTGCGCAAAAGGCCAGCGGGAAGAGATTGCAGCACGGGGATCTACCGTAGtctgcgaagaaaggagTCTGTCTCGTGGGAAgtgtgtgtcttctttcgTGTTGGAGAGAtgcgttctcgctctctcttgttccttCGATTCACTGGACTCGCTCCAACTTGCCTCATCGCCTACTGGTGAACGAAAAAGCGCGGCGAGTAGCCGCTTGGACGGAGATGAGTCAAATCGCGTCTGATAGACGCTTGGCCTCCGTCACTAACCGATGAGGATAAACAGCCAATTCAAGTGCGGTATCTATAGCTTCAGAGACGCTAGAACCTTTTAAATGAGAGTAGAAAACCTGCCAAACTGGTGTCATTCAGCCCATAAAAGGCGCCGAACAGAGTGTCCAACTGCGGGGGGATGTGCCTATGCCTAGCACTGCCTGACGTGGCCGTATCTCTTGCGAGAGCTGCGCCTTCAAGCGACCGCGTCAACAAGGATGAGGCCGCGAACGCTCCGGCTGAACCAAAAAGCCGGTTTGCTGAAGGAAACAGCCTGACCAGTGGAAAAACCGGACTCGACGGCCCTGCGTTTTCTCAGCAATCCGTTTGCCGCCCGTCCGTCCGCGCAGTGCCGCGCATGCCGGAGGCACAAAAAAGTCGAGACGGGCGgctgttcttcgtctctgcgtttctcaGAGAAAAGCCAGGGGCGTGAGAAAgagccagagaagaaacaaacggTATGTGAGGGGCTTGCCAGTCCCGCCCAAGTCGCGATGAAGCCCTGAAAAGGACTTCCGCCACACGCTTTCGCTTCGCGCGAACGCACGCGAACGCGCGCGTACGCGCCGTGAGAGCCTCCCGACGGGAGCGGTTGTGGGCGCTCAGTCGTGCACGGCATTTGCTGGGCATTTAACACCACAGAACTGCTTTGTGAGAGCTGCCTAAACAGgggcgcgccttctgctgGAGAAAAACCTCGAGGCAAAAGTCGTGGAAAAAAACGGATGCGAGGGACTTGAATTCGTCGCACCAGGGGGTCGCGGAGCCCGGCGGGGACGGCCGGGGCTTTCTCGTGGAGACCGTGCCGGTGGTTTGTTAGTCTTTATGTGATCCCTATGGAAACGCTCATCACAGAAAGGCCTCAGCAAGAAACCAGACAACTTTTGAATGCCTAGGGCAGTGGGGAACTAGCTTCTGAAAAAGCTCCTTTCGCCGCCCACCTTCTCGCCCCAGCttccgcgtgtctccgcccgaCAAGGCCCTGCCGTCGATTTTGTCAGCCGcacgcggcgtctctcccagcCCTTCTCCTTCACCGCTTAATTTTTCGCGGCCGTCgtctgtcccctctctcctctgcacgGCAGTCTCTGCTTGCTGAGTCTACTTGTTGGTGCCTTCTCCTCGACGGTAAGTTTTTCTCCGCCGTTTCTCCAGCGGCCTAGTAGCCGCCTAACGGCCAGCCTTGtcctcgccgcttcggctgccgctccctctccctcgcctctcacGTTCCGCGACAGTGGTAAAGTCCGGCACTTTGGAGGCGCTTTCAcggaaggggagaacgaCTCGCCGCTGTCCTCGTTTTGCCGCGTTCTCTAGTCGAGATTGCCATgtctctcgaggcgagaTTGCcatgtttgtctctctccgtcgcttttcggtgtctctctagGCGAGATCGCAGTatatctgtctctctccgtcgcctttcgCAGCCTCATGCCAGCGTCACGCTGGCGAGATGACGGGCTCTGCCGCCGTGCCTTCCCGTGCAGCGTCGCTCCCTGGCCGGAGAGATCGGCGCAGGGAAGGCCTTGCCGAGGAAAGGCCGTTCGGTTATCAGTTGCGCACCGATCGGCGCCATGGCGCGTGAGTCCCCACGTggccttcctgttcttcgtgGTCGTCTTGGTGGGATGCAGCGTCCAGAATGGAGTGCACCGAAGTGGACCAGAAGCCCGAGGCACGGCAACAAACTGGCTGCGGAGTCCTggccgcgaacgcgaggTGATGTCCAGCTCACCATGGGGGGTCATCTCGGCGGCAGCCTCCTCGCATCCTGGGGAGGAAGTTGTCCAATTCAAGAAGGaccagctggagagagaggaatcTCGGGATCCCTGGCCGGCCTCCTCCGCGCGGgggagcgcaggcgacgagcgcggagcgacggggaaggagaaaagagtcCGAGTTGAATCGAAGAGAGGAGCCAGCCGTCTAGAGTCGTCTCCAGCGGAAAGTGGGATCGCCGtggggaagggaaacggcggaggaaagagggcGGCAGCCGGCATTGACTCCACAAACGCACAGGAAGGGAGGACTTTCGCTCCTAACCCCCAGGACAACGGTgaggcgagggaagcagaCGGTCGACAGCGCCGGCTtcaggcaggagagacagccaaCGTTTAGGACGAATGTGGAATCGGGTAGCCGGGAGGATGGAGAGTTTTTGGCGCGGAGtgcgacgggagagagaggggttGGAGATTCGAAGCTCTGAGCCGGAGTGGACAGAAGGGGGACCAAGAGAAGGAGTCCAAGGCCTCACGGGGGGCGAGCCCGAGAGCTGCGGAGCTCGGCAATCCCAGAGGGCCACGCGAGTCTTCCCAACGCCTCAGTTTTTCACATTCTCACGATTGACTCTGTGTGTCTGgttcttccgtgtctctctcaggCATTGCTGCCGCGCCGTGTGCGCATGCGGCAAAggtggaagaaggaacggcCACGGAGTTAGGTCAGCTGAGCGGCGTTTCACTGCCCGCTCGTTCGGCATCCAAAGAGGCCTCGCCTGTTCGGGCGCAAAAGGCTCCTGAGGACTCAAATGCGGCGGGAACTGGCCCCTGGAGACGGCTCGCCAGCGTGGACGAAGAGACCGGGGACGCGACGGGCCTTCCTTCTGTCAAAGAGTTGGAGCCTTCGGAGGGCGCCGGAACGCGCGCAAGGCTCGAGGGTTCCGGGGAGGCACCGGACCAgccagcgaagacgagccctcggaaggcaggaagggagacgccggcgagcaAGGAACGCGTTCCGAGGGAAGGGACTGCAGTTGCTAAGACGAAGGCCAAGCGAAGGCGTGGGAAAGCCCGGAGCAGGAGACTCCCACCGGGCCAGAATAAGCGGGGAAGTCGCTTGAAggcaagagcgagagagcctgCCAGGGGAGTGAaggcggcgcggagacgcaagGCCGTTTCAAAGCCTCGGGCTGGGTCGAGTCCGCGATTCCCTTCGGGGAAGCCTAGAGCAGACGCAGCCACTCAGCGAGGCCGGGCAGAGACCAGCAACCAGGAGCAATCACTCGATGAGAGTCGCGTCGGGGATGGCCAAACAGtttcgaaaaaaaacaggaaaggccGAAAGAAGACCCGGAAGGGCAGAGGCAAGAAAGGGGCGGCAGCGCTCCCTGCTGTCCCTGGGCGCCAGGCAGAAAGCCAAGAGAGCGGCGATTCCGTGAAGGCATCTGAGCTGTCGTCCATTGACGAGGGCGGAAGCAGTTCGCCAGCGGTTCCCGTCGAGCTCTTCCCGCAAGGCCGTCTCTCTGGGGAGACATCCGTTCGGAAAGGTGAAGCCACGCCGACGGCCTCGCTGGCGGCGGAAACTGAGGTGGAAGACGACTCCGCGTCGCGTGTGGAAAGAGCCGTGGATCGGGCCGCTGCGGAAATCGACGCAGAGGTTGGGGGCTTGCTCGAGCAGATGCGCATCATCGAACCCCCAGTCGCGGGTCTCCGCCGAGGCCTCAGCGGCCTTCTGCTCGcctgctttcttctgccggCTTTCCACTACCGCGAGTCGACGCTGACTTCCGAGTTCAACGACTTGGGGACTCAGCGCGAAGCGCTGGCGGGGTCTGTGTTTTTCGGGCTCCTGCTTTACGGAGTGAAGAAGTTGCAGGGGTTCTTCGACAGTTTCTCTCGGCAGCGACAGTTCAGGAAGAGTCTCGCTCGCATTCGCGCCGCGTACCTTCGAAAGCGACACTTTGCCCTCACAGcagcctccgtctccgccgccgacCGAAAAAGGTACAGGAGCAATCCGGTGCTCAGGCCCCTGGACGCCCCGAGGAACTTGGTGACTTTCCCGGGTGGCCGGACGGAAGCGAACGGGGGCGCCGCAGGGACTGTTCGCGAGAGTGGCTCAACGAGACAAGgtgcggagacggagggcgCAAACAGTCAAGCCGTCGGGGGAactggagaagcgaagcgttTCGCGGAGCCTGCCCCTGGTTCGACGGAaggatgcatgcaaacagaaAGGGTTCCGCGTccggaaagaggcgaaaaccaAGCGCCTCCACAAGAGGAAGTAGGACAGCTACAGGAAGCGGGGGGAGGCAATGCAGGAAGCAAAGGCGGCCAAACACTGGCAACCGTGCAGCCGGACGGCGAGCGGGAGGCGctgcgagaagcgaaggatcCCGACGCAGAGTCGTCTCAAAGAAGGGCGTCCTTCGAGCGACAGCCGAGTGTCGGAGACGAGCAGGAGGGGGAGACGTCTGATGAAGCAAGcgggggaaagaaaggaacctTGCAAACAAGCGAACAGACGCCTCTCGAGGTTGGCCTCAACGTGTCGGACTCAGGCTTGCCTTCGCAGACGAGCACACACTCAGTCCGCCAGCGGTCTTCAGCAGACTTCAACCTCGTTGACGATTCCATGAGTCAGGAGATGCGGGCGACGCCTTTTCACGTTCGGGAGGAATCCGAATCGTCGGAGTTGTCTTCGCCCCACCCTGGAAAGAAAGCGTCTTGGGTTTTTCCTGCGCAGAGTCCTCCGCTGCGTGGTCGCGAGAAtcgaaggcgcgagaaacacgGCTCCGCGCCAGCGCCCAAGGCTAAACTTGGTGAGCCCAAGGAGGAGGCCTTCCGCGACGCTTCGGCAGAGGCAGGGGCGGACACGCGGAACGTAGGGTCCCGGGAGACGGGCAACAAAAAGGCTGTtgaggcggaggcgaagcccGACCAGCAGGCAGGCCGTCACGGGAGTCTGATGGGGATAATCAAAAGAAAGGACAAAAGGCTCGGGtcggcggagaaagagagccgCAGGCATCGGTGGGGCTCCTGGCTGGGTGCTCTCGAAAGGAACCTGAGAAAGCACGTGAGTGGCGAACCGGAGTTAACGGGGCGGAGCGCGAAGGACACGCCTCTCACACCTGCCTCCAGCGGGTCTTCGACCCCCAGCCGGCAGGCGAGGTTTTCGACAGCTGAGACGAGTGCTGCGTCTCCATCTGTCTCCCAACAGGATTTGGGAGCAGCGAAATCCACCTTGGGCCTTTCCGGGCGCCAGTCGCCCCGCGCTGCTCTCTCGGTTGCGTCGAATTCGAACGAcgaagcgacagacgagTTCGGCGCAGGCCTCGTTCTGGTTGacacgagaaagagcgacTTCAGTGCAGGCGCCCTGGAGAGACCGGCTGCCTACGGGGGGCCTTCTCAAGAACAGACTGTGAAGGACGCGCTGCAGATGGCGAAAGCGGAGCTCCTGGACCAGGCGCTCGACGCCATAACTCTACGGCACTTGTACCCTCTCCGCGGGATTTTGGGCATCACCACCGTCCTCCTCAGCTTCTTGTACATCCTGATGAGCCGGATGGGGCCGGAATCGagtcgcgccgcctccgacACTGTCGCAGACCCCGCCGTGCTGGTGTGCTTGGGAGTCACCTTGTTTGTCTCGCTGATTCGTTTGAGGCGAAgcacgaagacgcgcgaTGACCAGCGAGCGTTGATGGAGAAGCGGCGGcagcagaaggcgcggaatTTGCTGCGGAAATACGCGGAAGAACCCGAGGCTTGGCGGCAACAGCGCATCAGATCGGCCCCTATGGTCTACGCCTATGACGGCCCACGAGGCGACACGAGCTTCGCGGGCGGGTCTGACGCGCCGGCGGCTCCGGCCGCCACCTTCGCCGAGGGACACAGACAGAACCTGAGCACCGACCGACTCCAGAGGCGAGGTCTCCGGGACTGGGTTAgggggagggaaaggcgagaaggacaggaggaaaaaggagagagagagagacacatcgTCGCTTTCCTGGGGCTAGAAAGAGACTCGGCACCAGAAACGCCCCCGGACGAGGGACTCCTCCCACAGAGCGGGTGGACAGCGAAGATCATGCGGGGGCTGCGACGGCGTCTCAAGCACGCGGAAAAACCCACCGTCGAGACGCCTGAAGAAGGGACCGAAACGCAGGAAAGCGAGATGTCCTACAACCCCGACCTGGCGCTGTCAGAAGCCACGGCGGGGGGGGAACTGGCTGCGTGAGAAGAGCTAGCACCGGCACGCGTTTCACGTTCACGCGATGCTTTCCTAGTTGGTGTACACTTGTTTCAGGGAACGGCGaccttttttttcctgtcttgcTGCAGGGAACCGCGctcgcgcgcatgcgcgaacAGACCTTTTTCATCTCGAGGCCACGCGTCTTCTTACAGAGCGACGTACACTAAAAAAAGGTTCGGTGCCGTGTCGGATAGGGGCAGTCTTTTGGCGTCTTGTCACCGGGAAACTACGTCGATCTCCGAGGGTTCCTCAGGCCCAAACCAGTTCTTAGctttgctgtctccagtttttctgtctctctgtcgtgtGTGTTGAGCGTCGACAGCCACACTTCGATATatcggcctcgtcgccccGCACGGAGCGGCCTCGTGATCCTCCCTCCCCGACGTATCAAGTTCTTGTCTTTGGAAACTGGAATTCAACTTCGCTGTCTACGGACTACTTACTCCTGTGCACCTCATCACTTTGTTCCTGACTCTCGCTCGCTGGTTTA
This region of Neospora caninum Liverpool complete genome, chromosome VI genomic DNA includes:
- a CDS encoding putative retinitis pigmentosa GTPase regulator yields the protein MPASRWRDDGLCRRAFPCSVAPWPERSAQGRPCRGKAVRLSVAHRSAPWRVSPHVAFLFFVVVLVGCSVQNGVHRSGPEARGTATNWLRSPGREREVMSSSPWGVISAAASSHPGEEVVQFKKDQLEREESRDPWPASSARGSAGDERGATGKEKRVRVESKRGASRLESSPAESGIAVGKGNGGGKRAAAGIDSTNAQEGRTFAPNPQDNGIAAAPCAHAAKVEEGTATELGQLSGVSLPARSASKEASPVRAQKAPEDSNAAGTGPWRRLASVDEETGDATGLPSVKELEPSEGAGTRARLEGSGEAPDQPAKTSPRKAGRETPASKERVPREGTAVAKTKAKRRRGKARSRRLPPGQNKRGSRLKARAREPARGVKAARRRKAVSKPRAGSSPRFPSGKPRADAATQRGRAETSNQEQSLDESRVGDGQTVSKKNRKGRKKTRKGRGKKGAAALPAVPGRQAESQESGDSVKASELSSIDEGGSSSPAVPVELFPQGRLSGETSVRKGEATPTASLAAETEVEDDSASRVERAVDRAAAEIDAEVGGLLEQMRIIEPPVAGLRRGLSGLLLACFLLPAFHYRESTLTSEFNDLGTQREALAGSVFFGLLLYGVKKLQGFFDSFSRQRQFRKSLARIRAAYLRKRHFALTAASVSAADRKRYRSNPVLRPLDAPRNLVTFPGGRTEANGGAAGTVRESGSTRQGAETEGANSQAVGGTGEAKRFAEPAPGSTEGCMQTERVPRPERGENQAPPQEEVGQLQEAGGGNAGSKGGQTLATVQPDGEREALREAKDPDAESSQRRASFERQPSVGDEQEGETSDEASGGKKGTLQTSEQTPLEVGLNVSDSGLPSQTSTHSVRQRSSADFNLVDDSMSQEMRATPFHVREESESSELSSPHPGKKASWVFPAQSPPLRGRENRRREKHGSAPAPKAKLGEPKEEAFRDASAEAGADTRNVGSRETGNKKAVEAEAKPDQQAGRHGSLMGIIKRKDKRLGSAEKESRRHRWGSWLGALERNLRKHVSGEPELTGRSAKDTPLTPASSGSSTPSRQARFSTAETSAASPSVSQQDLGAAKSTLGLSGRQSPRAALSVASNSNDEATDEFGAGLVLVDTRKSDFSAGALERPAAYGGPSQEQTVKDALQMAKAELLDQALDAITLRHLYPLRGILGITTVLLSFLYILMSRMGPESSRAASDTVADPAVLVCLGVTLFVSLIRLRRSTKTRDDQRALMEKRRQQKARNLLRKYAEEPEAWRQQRIRSAPMVYAYDGPRGDTSFAGGSDAPAAPAATFAEGHRQNLSTDRLQRRGLRDWVRGRERREGQEEKGERERHIVAFLGLERDSAPETPPDEGLLPQSGWTAKIMRGLRRRLKHAEKPTVETPEEGTETQESEMSYNPDLALSEATAGGELAA